The region GCCGCTGCGCGCCAGGGCGCGAGCACCGGCTATATCTGCGCGGTCGGCGCCGATACCTTCGGCGAACGCCTGCGCGCACTGTGGACGCAGGAGCGGGTCGACACGCGGCATGTGCATGTCGACGCCGGTGCGCCCACCGGGGTGTACTTTGTCTCGCACGACAGCCACGGCCATCGCTTCGACTACCTGCGCGAAGGTTCCGCTGCCAGTCGCTACCAGCATGAACAGCTGCCGCTGGGTGCCATCGCGGCGGCGCGCTACCTGCATCTGTCCGGCATCAGCCTGGCCATCAGCACCAGCGCGTGCGATGCCGGCCTGGACGCGATGGAGCATGCGCGCAAGGCCGGCACCAAGGTGACGCTGGACACCAACCTGCGGCTGCGCCTGTGGTCGCTGGCACGCGCGCGCGGCATCATGCGCGAAGCCTTCCGGATGACCGACGTATGCCTGCCCAGCTGGGACGACATCACCGTGCTGACCGGGCTGGACGACCGCGACGCCATCGCCGATTACCTGCTCGGCTGCGGCATCGGCCTGGTCGCGCTGAAGCTGGGGGAAGAGGGCTCGTATATCGCCACGCCGGAGTCCCGCAGCCTGGTGCCGGCCTATCCGGTCAAGCCGGTCGATGCCACGGGCGCGGGCGACTGCTTTGGCGGCAGCTTCGTCGCGCGGCTGGCCGCGGGCGCCGATCCGTTCGAGGCGGCGCGCTATGCCAACGTGGCGGCAGCGCTGTCGACCACCGGCTATGGCGCGGTGGCGCCGATTCCCGATGCGCAGACCGTGCTGGCGCGGCTGGCGCAGTCGGTATCGGTGATCGCCTGAGCCGTGGCCCGAACCTGATGTTTTCCTGAACCCATATACCGCGAGATCGCCATGTCCAACCAGACCTCCCCGCTGCTTCAACGCCTTGCCGATGTGCCGGTGATCCCGGTGCTGGAATTCCACTCCGTCGACGAGGCGCTGCACGTCAGCGAGGCGCTGGTGACCGGTGGCTTGCCGCTGCTGGAAATCACGCTGCGCACGCCAGTGGCGCTGGAAGCGATCCGGGCAGTGGCCGCGGCGCTGCCGCAAGCCTGCGTCGGCGCCGGCACGGTGCTGAACGCGGAGCAACTGCACGCCGTGCGTGAAGCGGGCGCCCAGTTTGCGGTCTCGCCCGGGCTGACGCCGGCGCTGGCTGCCGGCGCGCAAGGCGCGGGAATTTCGCTGCTGCCCGGCGTGGCCACCGCCAGCGAGGCCATGGCGGCCCTGGAAGCCGGCTTCACGTTCCTCAAGTTTTTCCCGGCACAGGCAGCGGGTGGGGTGCCGATGCTCAAGTCGCTGGGCGGGCCGCTGCCGCAGCTGCACTTCTGCCCGACCGGCGGCATCGATGCCGCGCTGGCGCCGTCCTACCTGGCGTTGCCCAATGTGGTGTGCGTGGGCGGGTCGTGGGTAGTGCCCAAGGATGCCGTCGCCGGTGGCGACTGGGCCCGCATCCGCGCGCTGGCCCAGGAAGCCAAGGCACTGCGCACCAGGCCCTGAGCTCGCCGCCAAAAGCAAAACGGCACGCCCGATGGCGTGCCGTTTTGCTGTGAATGCAGCCCTGGCCGGCTTACTTGTGGCGTTCTGCCGAGCTTTCCAGCTTCTGGCCGCCACGCTGAATGTCCTGGCCCAGGCCCGCCATCGTGTTGCAACCCGCCAACAGAGTGGCAAACAAAACGCACCAGATCCAACCTTTCTTCACGCCGGGCTCCTTTCGATAGGGTTCAGAATCGAGAGATTCTTCGAGTTTGGGATTGCCGCAGATTTTACCGCTGCTGCGCTGGGCTTTGATAGCTGGTATGTCGCAATTTGTAAATCGTGCAACCACCCGGGCAGCGCGCGGTGGTCAGGCCGGCGGCGCCAGCAGGGCCCGGGCGCGCTGCTGGATCGCTGCATGGGTCTGCAGCAGCCATACCGCGGGGAACGGTTGCGCCAGCAGGTAGCCCTGCACGCTGTGGCAGCCCCAGGACCGCACGGCGTCGAGCTGCTGGCGGGTTTCGATCCCCTTGGCGCAGACCGACGCGCCGGCGCGCCGCGCGGCCCGGCAGGCCTCGCGCAGGCTGTCGGCACGGCCGAGTGCCTCGCGCGCATGGCCCAGTCCCCTCGCGTCCAGCGTGACGGCGTCCGGTTCCAGCGCTGCCAGGGCCTCGCGGCAGGCCGGGCTGTCGTCGAAATCACCCAGCGCCAGTTGCAGGCCACGCCGGCGCAGCGCGGCAAAGCGGTCAATAAGGTCCGCGTCGGTCGGCACCGTGCCGGCCGGCAGTTCGATGCACAGGTGCGCCGGCGCGATGCCGCCCGCGTCGAGCGCCTGCGCCAGGGCTTCCACCATTTGCGGACGATGCAGTTGCGCGCTCGAGGCCAGCAGGGTGAACCGGAGCGGACCGATGGTCGCGGCGGCGCGCACCAGCGGCAGCACGCTTTCCAGCAGCCAGTTGCCGATGCGGCCGACCAGCCCGAGCGTTTCAACGCCCGGCAGGAAGTCCTGCGGCGCCACGCGGCCGAGCACCGGATGCTGCCAGCGCAGCCGCACGGTATAGCCGCTGACGGCGGCGCCGGCAAGGTCCGCGCGCGGCTGCAGTTGCAGGCTCAGTTCGCCGCGTTCGAGCGCGTCGGGCAGCGCAGCCAGCAATGGGGCCGCGGGCGGCGATACCGGCTTGTCGGCGCGGGCCAGGCCAGCGCCGCCCTGGCGGTTGACCCGCAGCATGGCATCGAACGCCTGTTGCAGGCTGCGCTCGGCGGGGATGTCGGCATGGTCGTTGGCCACGCCGATGCTGCAGGACAGGTGCAGCTCGAAGCCGTCCAGTGCGAACGGCCGGGACAGGTCGTCGGCCACGCGGCTGGCCACCTGGCCGGGATCCTGCACACCCGCCGGCAGCCGGGTGATGACCACCAGGTCGGCAGCCGCCAGCCAGTCCATGAAGGCGCCCGGCGGCAGCAGGCAGGCGATGCGTGCCTGCACGATGCCGCGCAGCCTGGCGGAACGGTCAGGCCCGAGGGTTTCGCAGGCGCTGGCAAAGCGATCCAGGCGGATCGCCAGGATCGCCGCCCGGTGCCCGGCCTGGGCGCGGCGAGCGGTCAGCGCGCTCACCAGCGCGGACGGCTGTATCGCGCCATCGCGGCCGCCGGCAGTGCCCTTGACGATATCGTCGGCGTCAGGATCCATGCATGATTTTGCGTGCCGCCGGACCATGGCTTGCGGCGTACGCGTCTCCCCGTATCTGAACTGGTTCTTCGGCAGGCTGCCGGGCATTCGTTGCCAGGCGGCAGCCATGCGTGCCGCGGCCGCTTGCGGGCCGCGAAGCCCGATCATAAGCGAAGGGAACGGAGAGGATCATCGCAGATGGCGCCAAAGTGATTCGGTCGCAACTGCATTTGATCTGGATCAAAGCGGCCCGTACGGGGGGTGGCCGGCAGTGCCGGCCCCCGATGCTTAGCCGGTGGTTTCTTCTTCGGGCCCGTCCTGGGGCGGCAGGCGCTCGGCCAGCACCTTGTCGATGCGCTTGCCGTCCATGTCGACGATCTCGAAGCGCCAGTCTCCCCATTGCACGGTGTCCGCAATCTGGGGCAGCCGCCCCAGCAGCAACAGCAACATGCCCGACAGGGTGTGGTAGCGCTCCTTTTCCTCCTCGGGCACCTGGCGCAGGCCGATGCGGTCTTTCAGTTCCGGAATGGGGATAAGGCCATCGAGCAGCCACGAGCCGTCGTCGCGCTGTACCGCCCATTGCTCGCCGGCGGCCTCGGCCTTGAATTCGCCTGTGATGGCTTCGATCAGGTCCTGCAGCGTGACCAGGCCCAGCACCTCGCCGTATTCGTCGATGACAAAGGCGATCTGCCCGCCCGACGCGCGGAAGTTTTCCAGCAGTTCCATGCCGGTCACGCTTTCCGGCACGAACACCGCGGGCTGCACCGCGGCCTGCAGGTCGGCTTCCTCGCCGCGCAAGCGGCGCGCCAGCAACTGGCGCGCGCTGACCACGCCGATGATGTCATGCATGCCACCGCGCACCACCGGGAAGCGCGAGTGGTCGGATTCTTCGATGCGGCGCAGGTTCTCCTCCATGCTGGCTTCCACATCGAGGTAGACCACGTCGCCGCGGGGCACCATCAGTGACGCCAGCTGGCGGTCATCGAGCCTGAACACGTTGCGCACCATGGTGTGCTCATGCTGCTCGATCACGCCGGCTTCGGAGCCCTCGACCAGCAGCGCATGGATTTCTTCCTCGGTCACGCCGGGGCCGCGGTCGACCTGGGTGCCAAGCAGGCGCAGCACCAGCCGCGTCGAACTCGACAGAAGCTTGACGAAGGGGGTCGAGGCCACCGCCAGCCAGCCGATCGGGCGCGCCACCAGCCGTGCGATGGTCTCGGGCGCCATCTGGCCCAGTCGCTTCGGCACCAGTTCGCCCAGCACGATGGAAAAATAGGTCAGGCCCGCCACCACGATTGCGGTGGCCACATAGCCGGCGGTGGTTTCGGAGACGCCGAAACCCTGCAGCCACGCGCCCAGCGGCTGCGCCAGCGTGGATTCGCCGACCACGCCGTTCAGCACGCCGATCGAGGTAATGCCGATCTGCACGGTCGAGAGGAAGCGGGTGGGGTCCTCCCCCAGCTTCGCCGCGGCAATGGCGCCGCGGTCGCCGTTCTCGATCTGGCGTTGCAGGCGTGCCTTGCGGGCTGTCACGAGTGCAATTTCTGACATCGCAAACAGGCCGTTCAGCAGAATCAGCGCCAGTAATATGGCAATTTCCATCAGGGTGCGCGCCCTCTGCGCGCCGGGTGTCTGAAAAGATCAAGCATACCATTCGCCTGTTACACAACGTCGCCACTGTGATGCGCCGGCCGCAAAGCGGGGCGCTTCGGCAAGCCATCGGCGGATCCATGGATGGCTGCGATTACCTGCCAGGTATTCGCAGCACCGCCTCCGCCATGCTGTAATAGCCCGCATGGAAACCCTGACCCCTGCCTCCGAGGCCACGCTCGACTTCCCCGGACTGCTGCGCTACTGGCGCGGCAAGCGCGGCTACAGCCAGCTTGCGCTGTCGCTGGCTGCCGGGGTGTCGCAGCGCCACATCTCCTTTCTCGAGTCCGGGCGTGCCCGGCCCAGCCGCGAGATGGTGCTGGCGCTGGCCGAGCGCCTGGGCGTGCCGCTGCGCCAGCGCAACCGGCTGCTGCTCGCGAGCGGCTTCGCCCCCGCCTACAGCGAACATGCGCTGAACGCGCCGCCGCTGCAAATGGTGCAGCAGGCGATCGCGCTGATCCTGGCCAAGCAGGAGCCGTACCCGGCCGTGGTGCTGGACCGCTTCTGGAACCTGGTCGACGCCAATGCCGCCTACCGTCGCATGTTCCACACGCTGCTGGGCGGCCGCCCGCCGGCATCGCTCGCGGACGATCCGCACCGGGTCAACCTGATGCTGACCGTGTTCGATCCGGACGGCCTGTGGCCGGTGATCGAGAACGCGCGCCAGGTTGGCCGCTACCTGTTGCGGCGCGTATGGCAGGAATTGCAGGTGCAGGCGCACGACCAGACCGCACGCGGCTTGTTCGCACGCATTGCGGACTGGCAGCCGGACCTGGTCGGTCCCGGCGGCGTGCTGCTGCCGGAGGATGACGGCAGCGACGGGCCGCCGCCGCCGCTGTTGCCCGTGGTGCTCCATGCCGGTGCGTTTCGTGCATCGTTGTTCTCGACGCTGACCACGCTCGGCATTCCGCAGGATGTCACGCTGCAGGAGCTGCGCATCGAATGCTTCTTCCCGGCGGACGACGCGACCCGCCTCCTGTTTGAAACGCAGGGCGGGGCGCATGAGCGGCCGGTCAAAAGCGGTAGCGCAGATAGATGACGTGGAAGGTGGTGCCAGGATTGGGTTCCTTGATGCCGCCGTTGGACAGATGCTGGATGCGGTAGCCCGCGGCAAAGTTGCGGTCCTTGCCGAGCATCACGCCAAGACCGGCGTATTCCGAGAACTGGAACGCAGTGGAGAGGACGTGGTCGTCGGAGGTCCGCGTGCCGCTCAGCAGCCGCGCGCCCACCGACAGCTCGAGGAACGGCACCCAGGTGTGCCGCCACCATCCGATCCGTACCACCGGCGAAGCGCCGAACTCCCACAGATCGTTTGGATTGTTGTTGCTGTCGCTGAGCCAGCGCGCAACGTTGACCTCCCACTGCAGGTCCACCTGCCAGCCCTGCGGGTTGCCCCATGCCAGGCCCGAATCCCAAAGCATGGCAATCTCCGCCTTTTGCACGTGGTGGCTGTCGTCGAAGCCGTAGCCCAGCTGGACCGCCGGCGCCGCGCGTGCGGCCGTGCTCAGGCATCCGGCCAGCGCGAGCAGCGCCGCAATGGCGGTGCGGCGCGGCCGCTGCCACCGCCGCGCCGAAAAGGTTGGAAGGAAGGGGATGCAACGCGCATGGCTGTCGTGTCTGGCTTCTTGGTCTGGTCGGCACATGGGAAGCACGTTGAAAGGATGCGGTGTCGTTGTCAGGCAAGCCAAGGGGGAAAACCGCCGCATGCAGCGCCCCAGGTCTGCCTCCATACCCTATTTGTAGTACACCGGAAGGCACGCTGCGCAAGCCTGATGTGACCGGCGCCACGGCGCGGACAAGTATGCGCGGCGCACGCCAGGGCCATCGTGACAAAGCACAATCGTGCTAACATGCGCGGGCCGGTGCCGGCCGCCACGGCCAGTCCGGTTACGTTACGTCTTCAGGGCGGGGTGAAAGTCCCCACCGGCGGTATGCCGCGACGCGCAGCGCGCGTCCGGCGAGCCCGCGAGCGCTCGCATTCCCGTGCGAGGTCAGCAGACCTGGTGAGAGGCCAGGGCCGACGGTCATAGTCCGGATGAAAGAAGATGAACGGAGCTCGCCCGCATGGCCTGGCGCTTGCCTGGCCGTGTGGTTTGCCGCGCCCTGCGCATCGCAGGGCGCGGTGGTCCGTGCGCGCGCCGACAGCGCGGCGCGCGGGTCGCGCAGTTTCGTTGACCCTTCCCCTGGAACGCCCATTGATGTTGAACCAGGAGCGTTTCATGTCCAGCTTTTCCACCGAAGCCATTGTTCCCGCGGTGTCCGCGGAAATCCCTCCCCCTGCCACGGTCGCCGCAATTGCCGGCGCCGACGCGCGCGCGCTGGAATTGCGTATCGAACAGGCCCTCGAGGCCATGCGCGAAGGCCGGCCCGTGGTGCTGCTCGATGACGACGACCGCGAGAACGAGGCCGACCTGATCCTTGCCGCCGAGCGCCTGACCCATGCCAACATGGCCATGATGATTCGCGAATGCAGCGGCATCGTGTGCCTGTGCCTGCCGACGGACAAGGTGCGCCGCCTGGGCCTGCGGCCGATGGTCGAGCACAACCGTAGCCAGTACGGCACTGCCTTTACCGTTTCGATCGAAGCCCGCGAGGGGGTGAGCACGGGCGTCAGCGCGGCCGACCGGATCACCACCATCCGCGCGGCGATTGCCGAGGATGCGGGCGCCGATGCCGTGGTCAGTCCCGGCCATGTGTTCCCGCTGGTGGCGCGCGACGGCGGCGTGCTGGAGCGCCGCGGCCATACCGAAGGCTCAGTCGACCTGGCGCGCATGGCAGGGCTGTCGCCCGCTGCCGTGCTGTGCGAGCTGATGAACCCGGATGGCACCATGGCCCGGCGCGCCGAAGCCCTCGCCTTTGCCGACATGTACCGGTTGCCGGTGCTGACCATCGAGGACCTGGTCGCCTGGCGACGCCTGCACGGCTGAAGGCCGCGGGGATGCACGGATGCGGGCCCGCCGGCGCGCCGCAATCCGCGCATCCTGTGCGACAATGCGGATCGCTTTTTCCCGTCTACATGAGGGTAATTCCATGATGTTCCGCATTGTTAAACACGCAGCAGCGCTCGCTGGCTGCGTGTTAGGCCTGGCCATGCCGCAGGCGCACGCCGATGACGGCGCCGCACCGGCCGCTGACGCGCCGGCCTCTGCATCCCGTCCGGCCGCTGCCGCTGGCCTCTACGAATGCCAGATCGCCGGCACCGGCACCGTGTTCCGCTCGACGCCCAAGGAAGGCTGCCGCCTGGTCGCCGCGCCCGATCCCGGCGCACCCGACCCGCAGCGCTGGCTGCCGCTGATGGGTGCCAATGGCGTGATTTCCTATTTCGATCAATCGGCGGTGCGCCGCCAGGGCACGCAGGTTGGCGTGGTGGTGATGCGCAATTCGCCGTCAGGCGTGATCCGCACCGCCAGCGGCGAACCGATCCGTTCTTCGCTCAAACGCATGGTGCTGAACTGCGCCACGTCGATGTTCGCCGTGGTCGAGCAAACGCTCTATAGCAAGCGCTTTGCGCGCGGCGATTCCCTCTATACCATCCGCGCGCCGCAATACGGCACCTTCCAGGTGGCCGGCCCCGGCACCATCGCCGGGGAACTGCTGCGCAAGCTATGCCGCTAGGCCAGGGCCGCGCGGCACCGCTGCGCCAGGCTGGCTTATTCGCCCACGTGGCGCGACTTCCATTGCCCGTTGGGCTGCTTGCAGAACCAGCCGCTCCAGTGCTCTTCGGCGCTGCCGCGCTTGAGCTCCGACTTCAGGCGCCGGCACGGCTGGCCCTTGTCTGTCTTGCTCTCGACCGGGGTGATGGTGCCGTCGATCTGCTGGCGCCGTCCGGCGGCCGGAAAGGTCCATGCCACGGACTGGCCATCGGCGGTGTCGTTCAGCGCAGACCGCACTGACTTGGCCAGCGACGCGCCTTCCTTGTCGTTGAGCGTGCCGATGATGGTGCCGCTCAGGTAGTTGTCGAAGTAAGCGTGCGCCGGTGCGGCGGCAGCGAACAGCAGCGCAGCCCCCAGCGCGCCCGCCAGGGCGGCACGCAGGGTGGGACGGGCGAGGCTGGCAGGGGAAGAGGTTTGCCGGGTCAGCATGACGGCTCCTTGTGGCTTCACGGTGGCGTTGGAGTGGCATTGTAAGCGCAATGCGCGGCAGTGGACGACGGTTGCCGGCGCGGCACGCCAATCGTGGCCACCGGGCCGCGGTTGACACGTGCAGGGCCCTGACCTAGCGTTGATTTCTGCCCCCTTCGTGCCGCCGGCACGAGAGCGGTCCATTCCTGCGAGAGGAGATCCCATGACGCTGCGCTATCTCACAATCGGCCTGGCCGCGGCCTGCGCCTTTGGCACGCTGCACGCTCAGACCGGCAAGGCCGACAAATTCAATCCGTACACCGACGGTGCCAAGCAGGGCGATTTCAATCCCTACACCGAAGGGGCGAAGCAGGACAAGTTCAGCCCGTACAGCGACGGCGCAAAAAGCGATAACGTGACCTCGCTGAACCCGGGCGCGAGGCCCGACCAGATGGAGCCGATCCAGGGCGGAGCACAGAAGTCCTTCGACTCGTTCAGCCAGGGCGGCATGAACACCGGCAAGTTCGATCCCTATTCCGAAGGTGCCAAGAGCGGCAAGTTCGATCCCTACAGCGAGGGCGCTAAAAAGTAACAGTGTATTAAACCGGGCGGACGCGTTCCGGCCCCGCGCGACGAGCGAGCGCTGCTGCCTGCGGGCACCGTGGTCGCCGGCGCTTGGGGGCGGTGTGACCTCATCGCCCGGAAAGCCAAGCGTGGTGCGGCTTTCGAGGTACCTCGCCAACATTTTGTTTCAAACCTTGCGTGATCGAAACGTGACTTTTGCGTCTCGAATTGCTATGGTTTATTGCGCATCGCAACAAACCGGACACGGTGCCACGCGGGCATATAGCCCCGCGTCGGGGCCTCGCCACTCGGCGCCGCGCTCATCTCTTGCCGTGTCCTTCATCGTTCAGGCCGCTGATGCCGGCCGCTCCGATTCAACCGACCACCCTGGCATACATGTCACAGATCGCCACGCCACGACTATCCGAACCGTTTACCTTGCCCGCTGCTGGGCCAGGTGCCCGTCGCCGCGCGGCGCGGGCCGGCGCACGGATCGCGGCCTGGCTCGGCGGCGGCGCGCTGGCGTTGTGCGCGATGGCGGCCCATGCATTCGACTTCGACACCGTTGCGTCGCGCGCGCGCCAGCTGGCGGCGTCGCCCTACAAGGCGCCTGCGCAGAACCTGCCGCGCGAGTTGCGCGAGCTGACCTACGAGCGCTATCGCGAGATCGAGTACAAGCCCGAGCGCTTCGCATGGCGCGGCACGCGTTCGCCGTTCGAGCTGTCGTTCTTCCACGAGGGCATGGTGTTCGACCAGCCCGTGCGTATCCATGAAGTGGTGGGCAACAGCGTGCGGGAATTCCGCTTCGACCCTTCCGCGTTCAACTACGGCCCGCACAAGGTTGATGCCGCCAAGCTGAAGGGGCTGGGCTACGCCGGCTTCCGCATCCTGTATCCGCTCAACCAGGGCAAGCGCAAGGACGAGCTGGCGTCGTTCCTCGGCGCCAGCTACTTCCGCGCGCTGGGCAAGGACCAGTGGTACGGGCTTTCGGCCCGTGGCCTGGCAGTGGATACCGCGCTCAACTCGGGCGAGGAATTCCCGCGCTTCGTTGAATACTGGATCGAGCGCCCCGGCGTCAACGCCAAGGAAATCACCATCTATGCCCTGATGGACTCGCGCCGCATGAGCGGGGCGTACCGTTTCATCATCAAGCCGGGTGCGGAGACCGCGATGGAGGTCAAGTCGCGCCTCTACCTGCGCGAGAACGTGACCAAGCTCGGCCTGGCGCCGCTGACCAGCATGTACCTGTACGGCGAGAACCAGCCGTCGCCAGCGCAGGATTTCCGCCCCGAGGTGCACGACTCGGACGGCCTGTCGATCCACCTGGGCACCGGCGAATGGGTCTGGCGTCCGCTGGTCAATCCCAAGCGTCTGCTGGTGACGTCGTTTGCCGCGACCAATCCGCAGGGGTTCGGGCTGATGCAGCGCGACCGCAGCTTCAACAGCTACCAGGAAATCGGCGCGTGGTATGAGCGCCGGCCCAGCGGCTGGGTGCAACCGCGCGGCAACTGGGGCTCGGGCCGGGTGGAACTGGTGCAGATCCCGACGCCGGACGAAACCAACGACAACATCGTTGCGTACTGGGTGCCTGACAACCCGCCCAAGCCCAGGCAAGCCTTCGACTACGAGTACCGCCTGCTGTGGCAGAAGGACGGCGAGCAAGAGCCGCCGCTGTCGTGGGTGACCCAGACCCGCCTGGGCCAGGGGCAGACGCGCAGCAAGGAAGACACGAGCTTTTCGCTGGTGGTGGACTTCGAAGGCCCGGCCTTCCGCAGGCTGCCGGCGGACGTGCGCATCGACCCGGTGGTTTCGGCCGATGCCAACGGCGAGCTGTTGAAGACGTCGGTGCAGCGCAATGACGCGACCGGCGGCTGGCGCATGACCATGCTGATGCGCCGCAAGGACGAAACCAAGCCGGTAGAGTTGCGCGGCTATCTTCGCAACGGCAATACAACCCTGTCCGAGACGTGGAGCTACATCTTACCCCCCGGCTAAAGCAGCGACCGGCCCAGGCGGCGGCATGCGAGCGCTATCTCGACCGCCTGCCCGTATCGCCTGAAGTGCGCAGCGAACTGCTGGCCGACAGCGCCAGCCTGGCCGCCGCGGCGGCATCGGTCACGCCGCTGGCTGCGGTGACGCCGGTGATCCCGGTCACGGCCGACGGCCGCGACGCGCAGGAGGCCATCACGCGCCTGCAGTCGAGCCTGGCCGGCAAGGACACGCCGCCGGCGCACGGCAGCAGCGCCTACGCCTCGGTGCAGCGTCGCTTCGCCATGGCCTACGGCAATCCGCAGGTGGGCGGCGCGCCTTTGCTGCGCCGGCGCGACGACGGCACCGTAAAGGTGGACACCGGCCCCGCGCCCGAGCGCAGCTCGATGGTGCCGCGCCAGTGGCCGCCGCATATCGTCACCGGCTGCATCCGCAACACGTGGCGGCGCATGCTTGGGCGCCCCCCGGTTCCCGAAACGTGGGACACCCTGCACGACGGACCCGATGCCGAAGGCAAATGGCATCCAGCCGGCTCGCACCGCCGCTGGGTGCTGCTGGGCCTGGTCGGGATCCAGACCGTGCTGGCCACGTACTTCATGACCAACGTGCTGCCGTACCACGGTGCCGATCCGCTGGAGATTGCCATCCTGGTGCTGTTCGCCATCCTGTTCTCATGGGTGTCGGCCGGCTTCTGGACCGCGATGATGGGCTTCCTGGTGCTGGCCAAGGGCGGCGACAAGCATCTGATCTCGCGCTCGGCGGCGCCGGACCGGCCCGATGCGCCGATCGCGTCCGAGGCCCGCACGGCGATCATCATGCCGATCTGCAACGAAGACGTGACCCGCGTCTTCGCGGGTTTGCGCGCCACCTATGAATCGCTGTCGCGCACACCGCACCTGTCCAACTTCGATTTCATCGTGCTGTCGGACAGCGGCAATCCGGACCTGCGCACCGCCGAGCACGATGCCTGGATGGAACTGTGCCGCGCGGTCGGCGGCTTCGGCCGCATCTTCTACCGCTGGCGGCGCCACCGCGTGAAGCGCAAGACCGGCAACGTGGCCGATTTCTGCCGCCGCTGGGGCAGCAAGTACCGCTACATGGTGGTGCTCGACGCCGACAGCGTGATGAGCGGCGACTGCCTGGCCACGCTGGTCCGGCTGATGGAAGCCAACCCCGGCGCGGGCATCATCCAGACCGCGCCGCTCGCGGTGGGCCGCGAAACGCTGTATGCGCGCGTACAGCAGTTCGCCACGCGCGTGTACGGGCCGCTGTTTACCGCCGGGCTGCACTACTGGCAGCTGGGCGAGTCGCACTACTGGGGCCACAACGCCATCATCCGCGTCAAGCCGTTCATCGAGCATTGCGCGCTGGCGCCGCTGCCGGGCCGCGGCCCGCTGTCGGGCGAGATCCTGTCGCACGACTTTGTCGAGGCCGCGCTGATGCGCCGCGCCGGCTGGGGCGTGTGGATTGCCTACGACCTCGAAGGCTCGTACGAAGAACTGCCGCCGAATCTGCTCGACGAGGTCAAGCGCGACCGCCGCTGGTGCCAGGGCAACCTGATGAACTTCCGGCTGTGGCTCAAGCAGGGCTTCCACGTGGTGCACCGCGCGGTGTTCCTGACCGGCATCATGGCGTACCTGTCGGCGCCGCTGTGGCTGCTGTTCCTGCTGCTGTCCACGGCAATGCTGGCCAAGCATGCGCTGGTGCCGCCGGAATACTTCACGCAGCAATACCAGCTGTTCCCGACCTGGCCCGAATGGCATCCGGAGAAGGCCCTGGCGCTGTTCTCGGCCACGGCCACGCTGCTGTTCCTGCCCAAGCTCGCCAGCGTGGTGTTGCTGATGAAGCAGGCGCGGCGCTACGGCGGCGCGGTGCAGCTCTTTGCCAGCATGCTCATCGAGGTGCTGCTGTCCGCGCTGCTGGCGCCCACGCGCATGCTGTTCCATACCAAGTTCGTGGTCGCGGCATACAGCGGCTGGGGCATCTCGTGGAAATCGCCGCCGCGTGAAGATGCCGAGACCACCTGGGGC is a window of Cupriavidus taiwanensis LMG 19424 DNA encoding:
- the ribB gene encoding 3,4-dihydroxy-2-butanone-4-phosphate synthase; the encoded protein is MSSFSTEAIVPAVSAEIPPPATVAAIAGADARALELRIEQALEAMREGRPVVLLDDDDRENEADLILAAERLTHANMAMMIRECSGIVCLCLPTDKVRRLGLRPMVEHNRSQYGTAFTVSIEAREGVSTGVSAADRITTIRAAIAEDAGADAVVSPGHVFPLVARDGGVLERRGHTEGSVDLARMAGLSPAAVLCELMNPDGTMARRAEALAFADMYRLPVLTIEDLVAWRRLHG
- a CDS encoding surface-adhesin E family protein translates to MMFRIVKHAAALAGCVLGLAMPQAHADDGAAPAADAPASASRPAAAAGLYECQIAGTGTVFRSTPKEGCRLVAAPDPGAPDPQRWLPLMGANGVISYFDQSAVRRQGTQVGVVVMRNSPSGVIRTASGEPIRSSLKRMVLNCATSMFAVVEQTLYSKRFARGDSLYTIRAPQYGTFQVAGPGTIAGELLRKLCR
- a CDS encoding RT0821/Lpp0805 family surface protein, encoding MLTRQTSSPASLARPTLRAALAGALGAALLFAAAAPAHAYFDNYLSGTIIGTLNDKEGASLAKSVRSALNDTADGQSVAWTFPAAGRRQQIDGTITPVESKTDKGQPCRRLKSELKRGSAEEHWSGWFCKQPNGQWKSRHVGE
- a CDS encoding glucan biosynthesis protein G, producing MSQIATPRLSEPFTLPAAGPGARRRAARAGARIAAWLGGGALALCAMAAHAFDFDTVASRARQLAASPYKAPAQNLPRELRELTYERYREIEYKPERFAWRGTRSPFELSFFHEGMVFDQPVRIHEVVGNSVREFRFDPSAFNYGPHKVDAAKLKGLGYAGFRILYPLNQGKRKDELASFLGASYFRALGKDQWYGLSARGLAVDTALNSGEEFPRFVEYWIERPGVNAKEITIYALMDSRRMSGAYRFIIKPGAETAMEVKSRLYLRENVTKLGLAPLTSMYLYGENQPSPAQDFRPEVHDSDGLSIHLGTGEWVWRPLVNPKRLLVTSFAATNPQGFGLMQRDRSFNSYQEIGAWYERRPSGWVQPRGNWGSGRVELVQIPTPDETNDNIVAYWVPDNPPKPRQAFDYEYRLLWQKDGEQEPPLSWVTQTRLGQGQTRSKEDTSFSLVVDFEGPAFRRLPADVRIDPVVSADANGELLKTSVQRNDATGGWRMTMLMRRKDETKPVELRGYLRNGNTTLSETWSYILPPG
- the mdoH gene encoding glucans biosynthesis glucosyltransferase MdoH; translated protein: MELHLTPRLKQRPAQAAACERYLDRLPVSPEVRSELLADSASLAAAAASVTPLAAVTPVIPVTADGRDAQEAITRLQSSLAGKDTPPAHGSSAYASVQRRFAMAYGNPQVGGAPLLRRRDDGTVKVDTGPAPERSSMVPRQWPPHIVTGCIRNTWRRMLGRPPVPETWDTLHDGPDAEGKWHPAGSHRRWVLLGLVGIQTVLATYFMTNVLPYHGADPLEIAILVLFAILFSWVSAGFWTAMMGFLVLAKGGDKHLISRSAAPDRPDAPIASEARTAIIMPICNEDVTRVFAGLRATYESLSRTPHLSNFDFIVLSDSGNPDLRTAEHDAWMELCRAVGGFGRIFYRWRRHRVKRKTGNVADFCRRWGSKYRYMVVLDADSVMSGDCLATLVRLMEANPGAGIIQTAPLAVGRETLYARVQQFATRVYGPLFTAGLHYWQLGESHYWGHNAIIRVKPFIEHCALAPLPGRGPLSGEILSHDFVEAALMRRAGWGVWIAYDLEGSYEELPPNLLDEVKRDRRWCQGNLMNFRLWLKQGFHVVHRAVFLTGIMAYLSAPLWLLFLLLSTAMLAKHALVPPEYFTQQYQLFPTWPEWHPEKALALFSATATLLFLPKLASVVLLMKQARRYGGAVQLFASMLIEVLLSALLAPTRMLFHTKFVVAAYSGWGISWKSPPREDAETTWGEAFRRHGWHTALGLAWGGLVYWLNPSYVLWLLPIVGSLALSIPLSVMLSRVSLGRASRNAGLFMIPEETLVPREIVETQQHVENAAETPNFVDAVVDPVTNALMCATATPRVVQPESARKRHESLVEHALTHGPRALTPAQKHVLLGNPFALARLHELVWGSPLADAGWKDTRMLVRRAANVVPLRPRAA